The Aethina tumida isolate Nest 87 chromosome 6, icAetTumi1.1, whole genome shotgun sequence genome has a segment encoding these proteins:
- the LOC109600914 gene encoding protein SGT1 homolog encodes MAEVTNSQAQIRHDWYQTETAVVITVLVKNVQEENLQIKYEDKHVTVDVKTAELENGHVAFNLSHQIVPEQCGCKITPSKIEIKLKKLEGIRWEKLEGEVDKQLKTIPQANVPSDKPLMYPTSKGKDWNAIEKDIVKKETEEKPEGEEALNKLFQEIYGKGSDEVKKAMNKSFMESGGTVLSTNWNEIGKERVKVQPPDGMEFKKWNN; translated from the exons ATGGCCGAGGTAACGAACAGTCAG gcGCAAATCAGACATGATTGGTACCAAACGGAGACCGCCGTCGTTATTACTGTGTTGGTTAAGAACGTGCAAGAAGAAaatctacaaattaaatacGAAGATAAACATGTAACTGTTGATGTTAAAACAGCTGAGCTGGAAAATGGACATGTTGCCTTTAATTTGTCCCATCAGATTGTTCCAGAACAATGTGGATGCAAAATTACACCTTCTAAA attGAAATTAAGTTGAAAAAATTAGAGGGAATCAGATGGGAAAAACTTGAAGGAGAAGTTGATAAGCAGCTCAAAACAATACCACAAG CAAATGTTCCATCAGATAAGCCTTTAATGTATCCAACGTCCAAAGGCAAAGACTGGAATGCAATAGAAAAAGACATAGTGAAAaaagaaactgaagaaaaaccAGAAGGAGAGGAGgctttaaacaaattgttccAGGAGATTTATGGGAAAGGAAGTGATGAAGTTAAAAAAGCAATGAACAAAAGCTTT ATGGAAAGTGGCGGAACTGTTTTGAGCACAAATTGGAATGAAATAGGAAAGGAAAGGGTGAAAGTGCAGCCACCTGATGGAATGGAGTTTAAGAAGTGGAATAATTAA
- the LOC109600910 gene encoding FAST kinase domain-containing protein 5, mitochondrial, whose product MFRHVLKTCSVFRTLRPNLPSLTTINSIKTVHTSCVVQAKIFVENENQYMYTLLPNTVYQTEKPSETINTLENFNETMQKHYRKSPIDEIVDTFLNVKQFCIDNNINISDKRFDNLVDGLMDQCQDLTDQQLYDLLTTLTELPPCDGYDSHNFHDVWSCLDDFCIWRLQNWDIKTMFKYADLWYKLNLGRISDYLYEVIDILPKKAETLTKDELVHAFFLLNVCRRLKVNFEVEDALEKKINEMNVDEMAIVSLGYFKTKSSIKLTTILQAMLREISRNSKTVHEISLTAILKVIRLSRPGRLAKDIYLALDILSNEVDRISHLAALHLSLVSTSINAFHKKSLINVSNKLIKDINDPKKVRLKDIERLLFALTQSDFNPQTTPDIYQACLEELHSKNRETEIIQYPRSLSCSLHYLSLRGLYSHQLLDKVLDKTYIEDTYGKNIKCLPREIFFLDGSLQVECPDYTGNRLLPKTRYKAAKWHTEFTPSHDQWKKISIADQLILDTIDTITEYVGDKRYLYIEHVLPHFSKADVILCKDNTTNKFVEPIGFTNYVFGDIMVPHKDDNLKWYAVVIAGWNNTIRDTNFPVGQIVTKMRQLEKIGYTPILVIWSEFIDLNKEQKLYYIRNKLK is encoded by the exons atgtttagaCATGTGTTAAAGACGTGCTCAGTTTTTAGGACTTTAAGACCCAACCTGCCTagtttaacaacaattaacaGCATTAAAACAGTTCACACAAGTTGTGTTGTTCAGGCTAAAATTTTCGTGGAAAATGAAAACCAATACATGTACACTTTGTTACCTAACACAGTTTACCAAACGGAAAAGCCGTCTGAAACAATCAACACCTTGGAAAACTTCAATGAAACAATGCAAAAACACTACAGAAAATCGCCGATAGATGAAATCGTAGACACGTTCCTAAACGTAAAACAATTCTGCATAGAcaacaacataaatatatcaGACAAACGTTTCGACAACCTCGTCGATGGTCTAATGGACCAGTGTCAGGATCTAACAGATCAACAACTTTATGACCTTCTCACAACACTTACAGAACTTCCACCTTGTGATGGGTATGACTCTCACAACTTTCACGACGTTTGGAGCTGCCTCGACGATTTTTGCATCTGGAGATTGCAAAATTGGGACATAAAAACAATGTTCAAATACGCAGACTTATGGTACAAACTCAACCTGGGGAGAATTAgtgattatttatatgaagTCATTGATATTCTACCTAAAAAGGCTGAAACTTTAACAAAGGACGAGTTGGTGCACGCGTTTTTCCTCCTCAATGTGTGCAGGAGGCTCAAAGTTAATTTTGAAGTGGAGGATGCAttggaaaagaaaattaatgagaTGAATGTTGATGAAATGGCTATTGTCAGTTTAGGGTactttaaaactaaaagtaGTATCAAATTAACCACCATTCTGCAAGCAATGCTTAGAGAAATATCAAGGAATAGTAAAACTGTACATGAAATAAGCTTAACTGCTATTTTAAAG gTGATCAGATTGTCCAGACCTGGAAGGTTGGccaaagatatttatttggcTTTGGACATTTTAAGCAATGAAGTTGACAG AATATCACACTTGGCTGCTTTACATCTATCCTTAGTTAGTACAAGTATAAATGCCttccataaaaaatctttaattaatgtatcaaataaactaataaaagacATAAACGACCCGAAAAAAGTCAGACTGAAAGACATTGAACGTTTACTATTTGCCTTAACTCAGTCAGACTTCAATCCACAAACAACCCCAGACATTTATCag gctTGTTTAGAAGAACTGCACAGCAAAAATAGGGAGACAGAAATAATTCAGTATCCAAGGTCCTTGTCTTGTAGTTTACATTATTTGAGCCTGAGAGGTTTGTACTCACACCAACTATTGGATAAAGTACTTGATAAAACTTACATAGAAGATACTTATg gtaaaaacataaaatgtttgcCCAGGGAAATATTTTTCCTCGACGGTTCATTACAAGTTGAATGTCCTGATTACACAGGCAATAGGTTGTTACCAAAAACTAGGTACAAGGCAGCGAAATGGCACACTGAATTCACCCCTTCTCACGACCAgtggaaaaaaatatcaatagcTGATCAATTAATACTAGACACGATTGATACAATTACAGAATACGTTGGAGACAAACGTTATTTGTACATTGAACATGTTTTGCCCCATTTCTCGAAGGCTGACGTGATTTTGTGCAAGGATAATACTACAAATAAGTTCGTTGAACCGATTGGCTTTACGAATTATGTATTTGGTGATATTATGGTGCCTCATAAAgacgataatttaaaatggtatGCTGTCGTGATTGCTGGGTGGAACAATACGATTAGAGATACTAATTTTCCTGTTGGACAAATCGTTACCAAAATGCGACAGTTAGAGAAAATCGGTTATACTCCAATTCTT GTAATTTGGAGCGAGTTTATCGACCTTAACAAAgaacaaaaattgtattatattagaaataaattgaaataa
- the LOC109600906 gene encoding uncharacterized protein LOC109600906 codes for MQCSASATMFSAVVTVLLLTVWITLAEGACTFKKEMRGRWFQSGVQNVLLINASYMESKGECYEESVDKYLVYDRHDDCYRCMAIHVKHSSVLQYKETYCEMKSTMTEICYGITGDAPLYSMFRKYPETKPIPCPFKSAPFTFAYNRGAGECGNPPSKAESCTDDSRMVFKYQACPDIPSSESNVDELICLALWKEGSTRYLIGKMAQGGRRSLTSDEDQYRCFIYQRGVENGKVVYNIAQSADASCSGMSNAFEGSRTMKLTTVDNHHNRCKFPEWITDHHTWLSLDHHKTYRFSQRNATLKILDDDPPKINKVQTQAAFAPFQFGFESQDQRRNSEMRVVCHSILQALEHKKVQIVAHVTSGCDSGYVCMVFYKRDSNVIELQQSDTLMENEEACANFDPSTTPFTTLITTNLHTKKCPHLGKYSVQTVPIEDRRKKRDKPMEDMNNIPLQPEEEDCDLEDYQALSVGCSGSNEMEFKTSCRRQSLVSYQCHGNWKENDMNYIIASPLSRKTNDALRYCFIYQITSQPQSDVVEGTLGRVGPPVLRLSGATDSCHRHIVPGVTGSLAFNFTSNGTCAEYDAINASPYVVPTVVVVLVSSLVVTLVWR; via the exons GAGCATGCACTTTCAAGAAGGAGATGCGGGGCCGGTGGTTCCAAAGCGGCGTGCAGAACGTCCTGCTTATCAACGCCTCTTACATGGAGAGCAAAGGAGAATGTTACGAAGAATCTGtggataaatatttagtttatgaCAG gcACGACGATTGCTATAGATGCATGGCCATCCACGTCAAACACAGCAGCGTGCTTCAATACAAAGAGA CTTATTGCGAGATGAAATCGACAATGACGGAGATCTGTTACGGCATAACCGGGGACGCGCCGCTCTACAGCATGTTCAGGAAGTACCCGGAAACTAAGCCGATCCCGTGTCCGTTCAAGAGTGCCCCCTTCACGTTCGCGTACAATCGAGGCGCCGGCGAGTGCGGCAATCCGCCCAGCAAGGCGGAAAGCTGCACCGACGATTCGCGGATGGTTTTCAAGTATCAAGCTTGTCCGGATATTCCTTCTTCCGAAAGCAATG TGGACGAACTCATTTGCCTGGCGTTGTGGAAGGAGGGGTCGACCAGATATTTGATAGGTAAGATGGCTCAGGGTGGCCGTAGGAGCCTGACGTCAGATGAAGACCAGTATCGCTGCTTCATTTATCAAAGAGGAGTGGAAAACGGGAAGGTGGTGTACAACATTGCTCAGTCAGCGGATGCGTCGTGCAGCGGGATGAGCAACGCCTTCGAAGGAAGTCGTACCATGAAACTAACAACTGTAGATAACCACCACAATCGTTGCAAGTTCCCCGAATGGATAACTGACCACCATACGTGGCTCAGCCTCGATCACCACAAGACGTACCGGTTCTCGCAGAGAAACGCCACCTTGAAGATCCTCGACGATGATCCACCGAAGATCAACAAGGTACAAACTCAGGCGGCGTTCGCCCCCTTCCAATTCGGATTCGAGAGTCAGGATCAAAGGCGGAATTCGGAAATGAGGGTGGTTTGTCACAGTATACTGCAGGCTTTGGAGCACAAGAAGGTGCAGATCGTTGCCCACGTCACTTCCGGATG TGACAGTGGATATGTTTGCATGGTCTTCTACAAGCGCGACTCCAACGTTATTGAGTTGCAGCAGTCGGACACGTTGATGGAGAATGAAGAGGCTTGTGCCAACTTTGATCCTTCCACTACTCCTTTCACTACTCTTATAA CGACGAACTTACATACGAAAAAATGCCCGCATTTAGGAAAGTACAGTGTTCAAACAGTACCAATAGAAGACAGGAGGAAGAAACGAGATAAACCAATGGAAGACATGAACAACATTCCCTTACAACCGGAGGAGGAAGACTGCGATTTAGAAGACTATCAAGCCTTGTCGGTTGGATGCAGCGGCTCCAACGAGATGGAGTTCAAGACGTCTTGCCGAAGACAGTCCTTAGTCT CATATCAATGTCATGGAAATTGGAAAGAAAACGACATGAACTACATAATAGCCAGCCCTTTGTCTAGGAAAACCAACGATGCGTTGCGCTACTGCTTCATCTACCAGATCACGAGCCAGCCCCAAAGCGACGTCGTGGAGGGCACGTTGGGCCGGGTCGGGCCGCCGGTACTGAGACTTTCGGGCGCCACCGACAGCTGTCACAGGCACATCGTGCCCGGCGTCACCGGCAGTTTGGCCTTCAACTTCACCAGCAACG GAACATGCGCAGAATACGACGCGATCAACGCGTCGCCGTACGTCGTGCCCACCGTGGTGGTGGTGCTCGTGTCGTCGCTGGTCGTGACGTTAGTTTGGAGATGA
- the LOC109600909 gene encoding PHD finger protein 12, translated as MSVIEYDLDTSGGLMEQIQALIAPPKGDSKEEKKTEHPYYKRPGKGHNHDSCDACSEGGDLICCDKCPSSFHLACHDPPLEETDIPKGEWLCHSCIHAKKKPQLRLKRSVSMPAEATPKPVAKKQKMLSPIEMLIEAAQAMNPRQFELPRSMSIPCIFPGTDKAEIPYSRTGRKPLKVTKRDHERTFGGTIPLPSKKCNECRKSCRVAPLLACDFCTLFYHLDCLDPPLTTPPSGRWMCPNHVEHCLDSKLLRSVSATERTQLWEKFTGPVDQEAIKMEFFRTVHRTNPPFKMKVRRELKQRAKIPEMVRHHYKNPIELLPTLRDVLRIEVDGDDIKSEDGGDPLDVDDIKEEDSEMISVSECVTNEDGVRIREDDTNCTLNGFVKNGGDFNDVIKKENYLMSEFISGITTEVELELKQLDERLIKLLAFQRIQELLAQNTNNSTSYFSPSLQNKLRQMPLPSELLTPADIDRIARVFSTPKKKKPRNVIRARAMVCPVVSKHFYNVRTSEVDPTDVRHDASFLGFRPTVSARFPEAVAMRFRVLNIGKGSFNDVDLERFGHCNFISAKHAVVFYDEYSRHYELLNYSQHGTYVNNIFYSNDLSIDRQTCVQTNPDPKSSKVETSVRELIDKKRKLGQRLTRKNSTESVKEEQQFRVDCLCSSASVPEDLKQGWEGAAVLSHGSLLRFGCIAFVFSIVDRAV; from the exons ATGTCGGTAATCGAGTACGACCTGGACACCTCCGGCGGCCTGATGGAA CAAATCCAGGCGTTGATCGCGCCGCCGAAGGGCGACAGCAAGGAGGAGAAGAAAACGGAACATCCTTACTACAAGCGGCCGGGCAAGGGTCACAACCACGACAGTTGCGACGCTTGCAGCGAAGGCGGCGACCTGATCTGCTGCGACAAGTGTCCGAGCAGCTTCCATCTGGCGTGCCA CGATCCGCCGTTGGAGGAGACTGACATACCTAAGGGGGAATGGCTGTGCCATTCCTGCATACACGCGAAAAAGAAGCCGCAGCTGCGGCTGAAGAGGTCCGTCTCGATGCCTGCGGAGGCCACCCCCAAGCCAGTGGCCAAGAAACAGAAAATGTTGAGTCCTATTGAAATGTTGATTGAGGCAGCCCAGGCAATGAATCCCAGGCAGTTTGAGTTGCCAAGGAGCATGAGCATACCTTGCATATTCCCTGGCACTGATAAAG cgGAGATACCGTATTCACGAACGGGCCGAAAGCCACTTAAGGTGACGAAAAGAGACCACGAAAGAACGTTCGGAGGCACGATACCTCTCCCATCCAAAAAATGCAACGAATGTCGAAAATCGTGCAGAGTGGCCCCTTTGTTGGCTTGCGACTTTTGCACCCTTTTCTATCATTTAGATTGCCTGGATCCTCCGTTAACGACGCCGCCCTCCGGACGCTGGATGTGCCCCAATCACGTGGAACATTGCCTG GACTCGAAACTGTTGCGCTCAGTCTCTGCCACCGAACGCACGCAACTGTGGGAGAAATTCACCGGCCCCGTCGACCAGGAGGCGATCAAGATGGAGTTTTTCCGAACCGTTCACCGCACCAATCCGCCATTCAAGATGAAGGTGCGCCGGGAGCTTAAGCAGCGTGCCAAAATCCCCGAAATGGTGCGGCATCACTACAAGAACCCTATAGAGCTGTTGCCCACGTTGAGGGACGTGCTGCGGATAGAGGTGGACGGCGACGACATCAAGTCGGAGGACGGCGGCGACCCGTTGGACGTTGACGACATTAAAGAGGAAGACAGTGAGATGATTAGTGTAAGTGAATGCGTGACGAACGAGGATGGTGTTAGGATTAGGGAGGACGACACGAACTGTACGTTGAACGGTTTCGTTAAGAACGGCGGTGACTTTAATGACGTTATTAAAAAGGAGAACTATCTGATGAGCGAGTTTATCAGCGGTATCACTACTGAAG TCGAATTGGAGCTGAAGCAGCTGGACGAACGTCTGATAAAGCTGCTGGCGTTCCAACGGATCCAGGAGCTGCTGGCTCAAAATACCAACAACTCGACGTCCTATTTCTCGCCGAGCCTCCAGAACAAACTGAGGCAGATGCCGTTGCCCAGCGAGCTGTTGACGCCCGCAGACATCGACCGAATAGCCAGG GTATTCAGCACACCCAAGAAGAAGAAGCCGAGGAATGTGATCAGGGCTAGAGCCATGGTTTGTCCGGTGGTTTCCAAGCACTTCTACAACGTTAGGACGTCGGAGGTGGACCCCACCGATGTAAGACACGACGCCAGCTTCTTGGGATTCAGGCCGACGGTTTCAGCACGTTTTCCTGAGGCTGTGGCGATGAGGTTTCGCGTGCTCAATATTGGAAAAG GTTCCTTCAACGACGTGGACTTGGAACGGTTCGgtcattgtaattttatatctgcCAAACACGCCGTGGTGTTCTACGACGAG TACTCGAGGCACTACGAACTCCTGAACTACTCCCAGCACGGCACCTACGTGAACAACATATTCTACTCCAACGACCTGTCGATAGACCGCCAAACCTGCGTACAAACCAACCCCGACCCCAAGTCCTCGAAAGTGGAGACCTCCGTGCGGGAACTGATCGACAAGAAACGGAAACTGGGCCAACGACTGACGAGGAAAAACTCCACCGAATCCGTCAAGGAGGAACAACAGTTCCGGGTGGACTGTCTGTGTTCGAGTGCCAGCGTGCCCGAAGATCTCAAGCAGGGCTGGGAGGGTGCGGCCGTGCTAAGCCACGGCTCGTTGCTGCGTTTCGGTTGTATTGCCTTCGTGTTCTCGATCGTCGATCGTGCCGtgtaa